A window of Streptomyces armeniacus contains these coding sequences:
- a CDS encoding kelch motif-containing protein, which yields MNYRPSRRTRRLAIGAAAVLVLAGFNGPALYNFASEKYHNYKINQPEYKAENGHWKIVDIPEKYRINTIHAALLQTGKVLLVAGSGNDAKQFDAGTFRTTLWDPVKNTFKNIPTPADLFCAGHTQLPDGKLLVAGGTQRYESLEGDVDKAGGLMIVYNESPDKAMTLKKGTRFTGRENGKTFVSNANILVPRAEKKTDPATGKVTVTPKSARVYVESPKKGKQHQTGTQDQYVVEGLKGGDRKNIYGIAQKLSFDKKDFQGIKDAYEFDPVAERYITVDPMGEARWYPTLTTLEDGSVLSVSGLDEIGQVVPGKNEIYDPDTKKWEYLPKTRFFPTYPALFLARDGKVFYTGSNAGYGPADKGRVPGVWDLSTNEFRKVPGMSDPDILETSMSVLLPPAQKQQYMVLGGGGVGESGKSTAKTRIADLTKDNPRFVDGPDLYEKARYPSSVILPDDTVLTTNGSDDYRGRSDSNVLKASIYDPEKKEFRDVADPLVGRNYHSGGLLLPDGRVMTFGSDSLFSDKANTKPGEFEQRIEIYTPPYLHQDGERPELKDAGKPRKTVRLGGSVEFKSKDAASVEKMRLIRPGAFTHVTNVEQRSIALDFKKTANGLRVTLPKDPSLVPPGWYMVNAVNADGVPSESTWVKVPVSASAETHETTAESPPVTPGA from the coding sequence ATGAACTACCGCCCGAGCCGCCGCACCCGTCGCCTGGCGATCGGCGCGGCGGCCGTGCTCGTGCTGGCGGGTTTCAACGGCCCAGCGCTGTACAACTTCGCCTCGGAGAAGTACCACAACTACAAGATCAACCAGCCCGAGTACAAGGCGGAGAACGGGCATTGGAAGATCGTCGACATCCCGGAGAAGTACCGGATCAACACGATCCACGCGGCCCTCCTGCAGACCGGCAAGGTGCTGCTGGTGGCCGGCTCCGGGAACGACGCCAAGCAGTTCGACGCCGGCACGTTCCGCACCACGCTGTGGGACCCGGTGAAGAACACGTTCAAGAACATCCCCACCCCCGCCGACCTCTTCTGCGCCGGCCACACCCAACTGCCGGACGGCAAACTGCTGGTGGCGGGTGGCACGCAGCGCTACGAGTCGCTGGAGGGCGACGTCGACAAGGCCGGCGGCCTGATGATCGTCTACAACGAGAGCCCGGACAAGGCGATGACCCTGAAGAAGGGCACCCGCTTCACCGGCCGCGAGAACGGCAAGACGTTCGTCTCCAACGCCAACATCCTCGTGCCTCGCGCCGAGAAGAAGACGGACCCGGCGACCGGCAAGGTCACCGTCACACCCAAGAGCGCCCGCGTCTACGTCGAGTCCCCGAAGAAGGGCAAGCAGCACCAGACCGGCACCCAGGACCAGTACGTCGTCGAAGGACTCAAGGGCGGCGACCGCAAGAACATCTACGGCATCGCGCAGAAGCTCTCCTTCGACAAGAAGGACTTCCAGGGCATCAAGGACGCCTACGAGTTCGACCCCGTCGCCGAGCGCTACATCACCGTCGACCCGATGGGCGAGGCCCGCTGGTACCCGACGCTGACCACTCTCGAGGACGGCTCGGTCCTGTCGGTCTCCGGGCTGGACGAGATCGGCCAGGTCGTCCCGGGCAAGAACGAGATCTACGACCCGGACACCAAGAAGTGGGAGTACCTGCCCAAGACCCGCTTCTTCCCCACCTACCCCGCGCTGTTCCTGGCCCGCGACGGCAAGGTGTTCTACACCGGCTCCAACGCCGGCTACGGCCCCGCCGACAAGGGCCGCGTCCCGGGCGTATGGGACCTCAGCACGAACGAGTTCCGCAAGGTGCCCGGCATGAGCGACCCGGACATCCTGGAGACCTCGATGTCCGTGCTGCTGCCGCCCGCGCAGAAGCAGCAGTACATGGTGCTCGGCGGCGGCGGCGTCGGCGAGAGCGGCAAGTCGACCGCGAAGACCCGGATCGCCGACCTCACCAAGGACAACCCGCGCTTCGTGGACGGCCCCGACCTGTACGAGAAGGCCCGCTACCCGTCCAGCGTGATCCTGCCCGACGACACGGTGCTCACCACCAACGGCTCCGACGACTATCGGGGCCGCAGCGACAGCAACGTGCTGAAGGCGTCGATCTACGACCCGGAGAAGAAGGAGTTCCGCGACGTCGCCGACCCGCTGGTGGGCCGCAACTACCACTCCGGCGGGCTGCTGCTGCCCGACGGCCGGGTCATGACGTTCGGCTCCGACTCGCTGTTCTCCGACAAGGCCAACACCAAGCCGGGCGAGTTCGAGCAGCGGATCGAGATCTACACGCCGCCGTATCTGCACCAGGACGGCGAGCGGCCCGAGCTGAAGGACGCCGGAAAGCCGCGCAAGACCGTACGGCTGGGCGGCTCGGTGGAGTTCAAGAGCAAGGACGCGGCGTCCGTCGAGAAGATGCGGCTGATCCGGCCGGGCGCGTTCACCCACGTCACCAACGTCGAGCAGCGCTCGATCGCGCTGGACTTCAAGAAGACGGCGAACGGCCTGCGGGTCACCCTGCCGAAGGACCCGTCGCTGGTGCCGCCGGGCTGGTACATGGTGAACGCGGTCAACGCCGACGGCGTCCCGTCCGAGTCCACCTGGGTGAAGGTCCCCGTCTCCGCCTCGGCGGAGACCCACGAGACGACGGCGGAGTCCCCGCCGGTCACCCCGGGGGCGTAG